The Serinus canaria isolate serCan28SL12 chromosome 23, serCan2020, whole genome shotgun sequence genome has a window encoding:
- the CTPS1 gene encoding CTP synthase 1: MRFPAEPAGSGAARAPHLPPALPVRALSARPAAPGAGQMKYILVTGGVISGIGKGIIASSIGTILKSCGLHVTSIKIDPYINIDAGTFSPYEHGEVFVLDDGGEVDLDLGNYERFLDIRLTKDNNLTTGKIYQYVINKERKGDYLGKTVQVVPHITDAIQEWVMRQARIPVDEDGIEPQVCVIELGGTVGDIESMPFIEAFRQFQFKAKRENFCNIHVSLVPQPSSTGEQKTKPTQNSVRELRGLGLSPDLIVCRCSTPLDTSVKEKISMFCHVEPEQVICVHDVSSIYRVPLLLEEQGVVDYFRHRLDLPIERQPRRMLMKWKEMADRYDRLLETCSIALVGKYTKFSDSYASVIKALEHSALAINHKLDIKYIDSADLEPDTLQEEPVRYHEAWQKLCGADGVLVPGGFGVRGTEGKIQAISWARKQKKPFLGVCLGMQLAVVEFARSVLGWQDANSTEFDPKTSHPVVIDMPEHNPGQMGGTMRLGKRRTLFQTKNSIMRKLYGDHDFLEERHRHRFEVNPELKKCFEEQGLKFVGQDEEGERMEVVELEEHPFFVGVQYHPEFLSRPIKPSPPYFGLLLASAGRLTHYLQKGCRLSPRDTYSDRSGSSSPDLEITELKFPSANHD; the protein is encoded by the exons ATGCGGTTCCCAGCCGAGCCGGCCGGGAGCGGCGCCGCTCGCGCTCCGCATCTCCCGCCCGCTCTCCCCGTGCGCGCGCTGTCCGCGCGCCCGGCGGCCCCAG GCGCGGGGCAGATGAAGTACATCCTGGTCACGGGCGGCGTGATCTCGGGCATCGGCAAGGGCATCATCGCCAGCAGCATCGGCACCATCCTCAAGTCCTGCGGGCTGCATGTCACCTCCATCAAGATCGATCCCTACATCAACATCGACGCCGGTACCTTCTCTCCGTACGAGCACG gggagGTGTTTGTGCTGGATGATGGAGGGGAAGTGGACCTGGACCTCGGGAACTACGAGCGCTTCCTCGATATCCGACTCACCAAAGACAACAACCTGACCACGGGGAAGATCTACCAGTATGTCATTaacaaggagaggaagggagatTATCTTGGCAAAACGGTTCAAG TTGTTCCCCACATCACAGATGCCATACAGGAATGGGTAATGAGGCAGGCACGGATTCCTGTGGATGAAGATGGCATTGAACCCCAAGTTTGTGTGATTGAG CTCGGGGGCACCGTGGGTGACATTGAGAGCATGCCTTTCATCGAGGCCTTCCGCCAGTTCCAGTTCAAGGCCAAAAGAGAGAATTTCTGTAACATTCATGTCAGCCTGGTTCCCCAG CCAAGCTCTACAGGGGAGCAGAAGACCAAACCCACCCAGAACAGTGTTCGTGAGCTCAGAGGTCTCGGGCTCTCTCCAGATCTG ATTGTTTGCAGGTGCTCCACTCCACTGGATACCTCagtaaaagaaaagatttcCATGTTCTGTCATGTTGAACCAGAACAG GTCATTTGTGTCCATGATGTCTCCTCCATCTACCGagttcctctgctgctggaggagcagggagttgTGGACTACTTCAGGCACAGGCTGGACCTTCCCATCGAGAGGCAGCCCAGGAGGATGCTCATGAAGTGGAAGGAGATGGCTGACAG GTACGACCGTCTGCTTGAAACGTGTTCCATTGCACTGGTGGGCAAATACACCAAATTTTCTGACTCTTATGCATCTGTCATCAAAGCCCTGGAGCACTCTGCCCTGGCCATCAACCACAAACTTGACATTAAG TACATTGACTCTGCTGACTTGGAGCCAGACACTCTGCAGGAGGAGCCTGTCAGGTACCACGAGGCGTGGCAGAAGCTCTGTGGTGCTGA CGGAGTTCTGGTTCCTGGTGGATTTGGTGTTCGAGGGACAGAAGGCAAAATTCAAGCTATTTCCTGggcaaggaaacagaaaaaaccctttttaG GAGTCTGTCTGGGAATGCAGTTGGCAGTGGTGGAGTTTGCTCGCAGTGTCCTTGGCTGGCAAG ATGCCAACTCAACAGAGTTTGACCCCAAAACTTCTCATCCAGTG GTCATAGACATGCCAGAACATAATCCTGGGCAAATGGGTGGGACAATGAGGCTTGGCAAGAGGAGGACACTCTTCCAAACCAAGAATTCAATCATGA ggaagctcTACGGAGATCATGATTTCTTGGAagagagacacagacacagatttGAG GTCAATCCAGAACTTAAGAAGTGTTTTGAAGAGCAAGGTCTGAAGTTTGTAgggcaggatgaggagggagagaggatgGAAGTGGTTGAGCTGGAAG AGCATCCTTTCTTCGTTGGTGTTCAGTATCACCCCGAGTTCCTCTCCAGGCCCATCAAGCCATCACCCCCATACTTTGGGCTCCTCCTGGCATCTGCAGGGAGACTCACCCACTACCTGCAGAAGGGCTGCAGGCTCTCCCCCAG ggacacctaCAGTGACCggagtggcagcagctctcctgacCTGGAGATAACAGAGCTGAAGTTCCCTTCAGCAAACCATGACTGA